From the Paenibacillus tianjinensis genome, the window GTGCCTTCTTCTTCCGCCCGCAGTACCTTAGCCAGCCACATCGGCGGCTTGCCCTGCAGCATTTCGACCAGACGCTTCACCTGTTCATCGATAGGGCTTCCGAACGGAACCTTTACCGGCATAATCTTGCGCCGTGTTACCCGCGCCGCGGCCGAAGCGCCAATCTGCATAATGAAAATCAGGGTGCAGTCCCCTACGGCTTCCAGACGGCTCTCAATTTTCCCGGCTTCATCCTGGTTCAGAACCACCGGAAGTCTGCGCAGCTCTACAAGATCGCCGCCATTTTTGGTCACATTATATACAGCAAACATCGGACTCTGCCCGAAGTGGGCATTTACACGGCTTCCATCATCTGTGGCGAACGCTACTTTCACGGTGTTTAGCCTCCCTCTGCATTAACAAATTGCCTGCCTTATTACTCCACTCCATTGCTCCTCTGTAGCCCACTGAAACGGACATATAAGCTCCAAGCTCGTTCCAGACCGGAAATCCCGCAGGCATAAACGCGGCTCCAATCCGCTGTGCGCCGGCAATTCCGTGCGAATTGCTGATCCACAGGTCAGCGCCCCCGCCCAATACCTCCGCATCATCCATGTCGCCTATCCATACCTCCCGCTCCATACCGGCGACGACCGGTGTC encodes:
- the nifX gene encoding nitrogen fixation protein NifX, which codes for MKVAFATDDGSRVNAHFGQSPMFAVYNVTKNGGDLVELRRLPVVLNQDEAGKIESRLEAVGDCTLIFIMQIGASAAARVTRRKIMPVKVPFGSPIDEQVKRLVEMLQGKPPMWLAKVLRAEEEGTGEGEEADGTHG